A portion of the Pseudomonas koreensis genome contains these proteins:
- the rplO gene encoding 50S ribosomal protein L15, giving the protein MKLNDLSPAPGSRREKHRPGRGIGSGLGKTGGRGHKGQTSRSGGTIAPGFEGGQQPLHRRLPKFGFVSLKAMDRAEVRLSELAKVEGDIVTVQSLKDANVINVNVQRVKIMLSGEVTRAVTIGKGIGATKGARAAIEAAGGKFEE; this is encoded by the coding sequence ATGAAACTCAATGATCTGAGTCCAGCGCCGGGTTCCCGTCGCGAAAAGCATCGTCCGGGCCGTGGTATCGGTAGTGGTTTGGGCAAGACTGGTGGCCGTGGTCACAAAGGTCAGACCTCCCGCTCCGGTGGCACCATTGCTCCAGGCTTTGAAGGCGGTCAACAGCCGCTGCATCGTCGCCTGCCGAAGTTCGGTTTCGTTTCCCTGAAGGCTATGGATCGCGCAGAAGTGCGTCTGTCCGAGCTGGCTAAAGTGGAAGGCGACATCGTCACCGTGCAGTCCCTGAAAGATGCCAACGTGATCAACGTCAACGTACAGCGTGTGAAAATCATGCTGTCCGGTGAAGTGACTCGCGCTGTCACTATCGGCAAGGGAATCGGCGCCACCAAAGGTGCGCGTGCGGCTATCGAAGCAGCTGGCGGCAAGTTCGAGGAATAA
- the rpmD gene encoding 50S ribosomal protein L30, whose product MATVKVTLIKSMTGRIPNHKLCVKGLGLRRIGHTVEVQDTPENRGMINKAYYMLRVEG is encoded by the coding sequence ATGGCTACCGTTAAAGTTACGCTGATCAAAAGCATGACCGGCCGCATCCCTAACCACAAACTGTGCGTTAAGGGTCTGGGTCTGCGTCGCATCGGTCACACTGTAGAAGTCCAGGATACTCCCGAGAATCGCGGGATGATCAACAAGGCTTACTACATGCTGCGTGTCGAGGGTTAA
- the rpsE gene encoding 30S ribosomal protein S5 gives MSNNDQKRDEGYIEKLVQVNRVAKTVKGGRIFTFTALTVVGDGKGRVGFGRGKSREVPAAIQKAMEAARRNMIQVDLNGTTLQYAMKSAHGASKVYMQPASEGTGIIAGGAMRAVLEVAGVQNVLAKCYGSTNPVNVVHATFKGLKAMQSPESIAAKRGLNVKEIF, from the coding sequence ATGTCAAATAACGACCAAAAGCGCGACGAAGGCTACATCGAGAAGCTGGTTCAAGTTAACCGCGTAGCCAAAACCGTTAAAGGCGGCCGTATCTTCACTTTCACCGCGTTGACCGTGGTTGGTGATGGTAAAGGGCGTGTTGGCTTCGGCCGTGGCAAGTCGCGTGAAGTGCCTGCTGCGATCCAGAAGGCAATGGAAGCTGCTCGCCGCAACATGATTCAAGTTGACCTGAATGGCACCACTCTGCAGTACGCAATGAAGTCCGCTCACGGCGCTTCGAAGGTGTACATGCAGCCTGCTTCTGAAGGTACCGGTATCATCGCTGGCGGCGCTATGCGTGCTGTCCTCGAAGTTGCTGGCGTTCAGAACGTTCTGGCCAAGTGCTACGGCTCGACTAACCCGGTAAACGTGGTTCACGCCACTTTCAAGGGTCTGAAGGCTATGCAGTCTCCTGAGTCCATCGCTGCCAAGCGTGGCTTGAACGTCAAGGAGATCTTCTGA
- the rplR gene encoding 50S ribosomal protein L18, with amino-acid sequence MTDKKVTRLRRARKARLKMHELEVVRLCVFRSSQHIYAQVISADGNKVLASASTLDKELRDGATGNIDAATKVGQLVATRAKAAGVSQVAFDRSGFKYHGRVKALADAAREAGLEF; translated from the coding sequence ATGACCGACAAAAAAGTTACTCGACTGCGTCGCGCTCGCAAAGCACGCCTGAAAATGCACGAACTCGAAGTCGTGCGTCTCTGCGTGTTCCGCTCGTCGCAGCACATCTACGCCCAGGTCATCTCGGCCGACGGCAACAAAGTCCTGGCAAGTGCCTCGACTTTGGATAAAGAACTGCGTGATGGTGCCACTGGCAACATCGACGCGGCCACAAAGGTTGGCCAGCTGGTCGCTACGCGTGCTAAGGCCGCTGGCGTATCGCAAGTGGCTTTCGACCGCTCTGGCTTCAAGTACCACGGCCGCGTTAAAGCGCTGGCTGATGCTGCTCGTGAAGCTGGGCTGGAGTTCTAA
- the rplF gene encoding 50S ribosomal protein L6 has product MSRVAKNPVKLPAGVEVKFAGQQLSVKGAKGTLELNIHSSVEIVEEAGELRFAARNGDQQTRAMAGTTRALVNNMVQGVSQGFERKLQLVGVGYKAQAKGQVLNLALGFSHPVDYELPEGITAETPSQTDILIKGIDKQLVGQVAAEIRDFRPPEPYKGKGVRYADEVVRRKEAKKK; this is encoded by the coding sequence ATGTCTCGCGTCGCTAAGAACCCCGTTAAGCTGCCAGCCGGTGTCGAAGTCAAATTCGCAGGCCAACAGCTTTCGGTGAAGGGTGCCAAGGGTACTCTTGAACTGAACATCCATTCGTCCGTTGAGATCGTTGAAGAAGCTGGTGAGCTGCGTTTCGCTGCTCGCAATGGCGATCAACAAACTCGCGCAATGGCCGGTACCACGCGTGCGTTGGTAAACAACATGGTCCAGGGCGTAAGCCAAGGCTTCGAGCGCAAGCTCCAGCTGGTCGGTGTTGGTTACAAGGCGCAAGCAAAAGGTCAGGTTCTGAACCTGGCTCTTGGCTTCTCGCACCCAGTGGATTACGAACTGCCGGAAGGCATCACCGCTGAGACTCCTAGCCAGACCGATATCCTGATCAAGGGCATCGACAAGCAGCTGGTAGGTCAAGTGGCCGCCGAGATCCGCGACTTCCGTCCACCAGAGCCGTACAAAGGCAAAGGTGTGCGCTACGCGGACGAAGTCGTCCGTCGTAAAGAAGCCAAGAAGAAGTAG